The stretch of DNA GAGTTTTCTCTTGGAAAACAACAACTTGCTAGTAGCTTCCTTTTAAGCACAATTTGGTTATTAGAAGGCCTTCACTGCTGGAGTAATCTTGCGGAAGAATTTATGACCTTGggaatttgtattttcaaaaatatagccTGGAGGAAAGGGATAGCTAGCTGGGCAAATTTCCTGTTTTTTCGGTGTGTATTCTGCAGAGTACATAGTTACATCATCAAATGGAACAGAACTcttaaaagcaatatttaaagGTTTGCAACTCTCTGTTGGAATCAATTCATGTGGCACATAGTGAGATCTGAAAGTGCTCAAACCATCAAATTTTCCAGATGGGTTGGgaatctgctgctgctgcttcctaaTAAGTCCTTGACGACAACTTTCCCATGCTGGAAAATCTTCCTTCATGGTGCTTTTTCCTTGGAAAGGAAAATAGTTACTTCTTCTATGAGAAACTGGCCTGATGGGAACAACACGGTTGGTCTGATAAGGAACATATTCAAGATGGCTTATGCTGTTTAACAGCATGCTACCTGTAGGAGGCACATACTCTGGTaatttcttgacctcaggtggtgGGATTTCCCATGGTTGAAAACTTTCACGGAATTCAGTGCTTCCTTCAAACTGAGCATTTTGGGTCACTCTGGTGGGTACAGGTCTGCAGATTTTTGCAGTTTCACCAACAAGGCCCTGAAAGTCACGCCGGTGAGTTGTGAGATCCTCAAAGCATTGATCAGTCGGTTTGTAAACTTCTTTTGGCCTTTCAAACTTGAGTTCAAACTGATGAGGTATATAATCAAGGCGATGACTTGTAATACCATTAAAAGGGACTGTAGAACGTTTGGCCACAGAGGAAGGTTTAAAGCTTTGCCTAGGCTTTATCTCCTGAGGAACAAAGTCATCCTGAAATGTCGTTGAATTTCCAAATTTCGCAGTAGGGGGGTGATAAGTTTGTTCTGGCTGATAAAGTTTACTTTTATGAATATCCCAAGCTCTATAATCATCTtgaaaattgaaacaaaacaaagcaaaacaattttaaatgctgAAGAAAACAACCATCTTCTAAAAATCACACTGGCTTCTCTCATTGCCAAACATCTTTCCATTTCCTTTAGAAATCTAAACAATAGTACCAGAATAAAGTTTCTGATTCctttcagatttgttctttttcttcatttccacctTTCTCTGCCCTTCTCCTCACTTTAATACACATAACTTTCCACTTTCAGATTCATCTGATTACATAACAAAGGAATGGCACATCTGAGCCTGATTGTGGATAGTTCTTGAAAGCCAAAAGGACTGTGTTGTAGGTTAGCACAGAGTTTAGGAGATTATGGTTGTATTCCCAGAGTGGTTGGGATTTTAACTACAACTCACAAAATGCTAAGGTATGTCTGAAATCCAGGGCTTGAATAAAATCAAGTGCCCTCACATGTGGGCAAAAGTAAAACAGGTATTACTCCTTGCTTTGGAGAGACTCATCAAAACAGAGAACATTTTAATTCTGGTATACTCTAGGAAGCCTATAGAACTCCTTgagcaggccgggtgcagtggctcacacctataatcccagcactttgggaggctgaggcgggtggatcatgaggtcaagagatcgagaccatcctggtcaacaagatgaaaccccgtctctactaaaaatacaaaaatcagctgggcatggtggtgtgcgcctgtagtcccagctactcgggaggctgaggcaggagaattgtttgaacccaggaggtggaggttgcggtgagctgagatcgtgccattacactccagtctgggtaacaacagcaaaactccgtctcaaaaataaataaataaataaataaataactccttAAGCAAAGATACAGGGTAAATTGTGCTATCCCATAAAGATCACTGGCTTCAACTTTCCCCTCATGAAAGGCATTCCCAAAAGATAGAGGGCCATCTAGAGGCCAGAGGCCTTAACTGAATGCCTTCAAAGGTGTTTGAAATTGTATTTTGAAGTGACCATCAGAGCAAAGCTCTGGGGTTTGGAAGTTAAACAATCTTTTGCCTACTTCCTTGCAGTTTACCTAGATTATGGAGCATTTGGGGTCACTCTGGTGTATACGGAGTGATGACTTATAATAGCATTACAAGTTGGTAATGGAACACTTCActaaaactgaaatatttatatttcaactaaggattatttgtgttttctatttgtagACGAGGAAGCTAGTAAGCTAGAAAATACCATAGCATTGACTTCaccccaaaatatttatttctaaacacaaaaaaaaattataaaagagagaaatttatcATACATGATAATGTACTAAAATCTGGACGAAAGTCTATGCAATGTTTACAGGAAAGGTCAAACCTTGAAAACTTCTTATGCAGATAgctttttcaaatagaaaaattgaTTATCCATTTCTGCCAAAATGGCCAAGTTTTGGACTAAATGATTAAGTTAGTGATGTTTTGTTGAGTGTACTTGACTCAAGAATAGGCAACCTTTAGGCTGGCAGAAACCTATAGGACAAACTGACAGAACAGATGAGCTAGATCAAGCATTCTTATTCTTGTCAacctaaaattgaaaataatgagTGAGACAGAAATGGGAAAATTGGAAAGGATGCCAGGAGGTAGAGCCAAACAGCTATGGAAAGCTGAAGTTATATTCAATACCGACctgtaaagaaacagaaatgatataTAGGCAGCGGCAGCCAGTTAGTAAAGTGGCGATCAGAGCAGATGCACGAAGGGAAGTAAAGATGCTGTGAGAGGAATAATGTAGCTCATCGCAGAGGGAAAAGCTTTTCCTTCAAGATCCTTGGGCACCTGGTGGCTTTCCATTTTCAGTGCACTTGAAGCTGTACCagagtctttttttcttgaggtaCCATAAGGGAACCTCTCTTCTTTGCAAACTAAAGTATAAAAGTATAAGACTATTTTTCATTAACTAAAAGGTATCACAGATGTTACTGAAGGTTTATAGTTCCACACAATCATATAGGTAGAATTCTTGCTgccaaataagagaaaaaagattttCATTATAAGTGAGTAAACAGAAGAGACTATTTCTCCCTCACCAAACCAGCTTTGGCTTTCAAAATGGAAGAATTTGGACACTAAGAAATGGATGTGGTACCATACAATAGTACAAATATAACTTCTAGATAACAGCAGAAAATTGATTTTCTCCCTATAAATATGCCTATGTTCATATGCCTGGAATATGTATTACCCATTCTGGaatatttattaataacattctagcaatacttttaaaatatcataatatTTATCACCTGTTTTTAGTGTTTTATGTTACTTATGGAAAAAATGAACAGGAAAACAAACATAATGCTGTCCACATCTAATGATATAGTCTGGTTATGTGGCAGCCCTTGTTAGATGTTTCCTCAGCTCACTTTTTATGTCTAGCCACTAAAATCTAGTTAGAAAGTTTATTCTCTTctgaacagcttttttttttttctttttttgagatggagtttcgctcttgttacccaggctggagtgcaatggcgcgatctcggctcacagcaacctccgcctcctgggtttgggcaattctgcctcagcctcccgagtagctgggattacaggcacacgccaccatgcccagctaattttttgtatttttagtagagatggggtttcaccatgttgaccaggatggtcttgatctcttgacctcgtgatccacccactttcggcctccca from Callithrix jacchus isolate 240 chromosome 6, calJac240_pri, whole genome shotgun sequence encodes:
- the SAXO2 gene encoding stabilizer of axonemal microtubules 2 isoform X4, producing MSRDQRSDYRPYEIVKQPRHVPEEYKPKQGKIDLGTTYKRDFNSYKVQPVAIVRPSERQQVKKGKLDTVPTYKDDYRAWDIHKSKLYQPEQTYHPPTAKFGNSTTFQDDFVPQEIKPRQSFKPSSVAKRSTVPFNGITSHRLDYIPHQFELKFERPKEVYKPTDQCFEDLTTHRRDFQGLVGETAKICRPVPTRVTQNAQFEGSTEFRESFQPWEIPPPEVKKLPEYVPPTGSMLLNSISHLEYVPYQTNRVVPIRPVSHRRSNYFPFQGKSTMKEDFPAWESCRQGLIRKQQQQIPNPSGKFDGLSTFRSHYVPHELIPTESCKPLNIAFKSSVPFDDVTMYSAEYTPKKQEICPASYPFPPGYIFENTNSQGHKFFRKITPAVKAF
- the SAXO2 gene encoding stabilizer of axonemal microtubules 2 isoform X1, whose product is MQLQHKMFLRLNNLSVYFLHRRHHCPHGTTRIYEKSGVFCPTTEYLEKYHMYDNVLPPQSLKPKQEIRACSGKMEGITTFKSDYRPYEIVKQPRHVPEEYKPKQGKIDLGTTYKRDFNSYKVQPVAIVRPSERQQVKKGKLDTVPTYKDDYRAWDIHKSKLYQPEQTYHPPTAKFGNSTTFQDDFVPQEIKPRQSFKPSSVAKRSTVPFNGITSHRLDYIPHQFELKFERPKEVYKPTDQCFEDLTTHRRDFQGLVGETAKICRPVPTRVTQNAQFEGSTEFRESFQPWEIPPPEVKKLPEYVPPTGSMLLNSISHLEYVPYQTNRVVPIRPVSHRRSNYFPFQGKSTMKEDFPAWESCRQGLIRKQQQQIPNPSGKFDGLSTFRSHYVPHELIPTESCKPLNIAFKSSVPFDDVTMYSAEYTPKKQEICPASYPFPPGYIFENTNSQGHKFFRKITPAVKAF
- the SAXO2 gene encoding stabilizer of axonemal microtubules 2 isoform X2, whose protein sequence is MRSWCLCQICTCGRHHCPHGTTRIYEKSGVFCPTTEYLEKYHMYDNVLPPQSLKPKQEIRACSGKMEGITTFKSDYRPYEIVKQPRHVPEEYKPKQGKIDLGTTYKRDFNSYKVQPVAIVRPSERQQVKKGKLDTVPTYKDDYRAWDIHKSKLYQPEQTYHPPTAKFGNSTTFQDDFVPQEIKPRQSFKPSSVAKRSTVPFNGITSHRLDYIPHQFELKFERPKEVYKPTDQCFEDLTTHRRDFQGLVGETAKICRPVPTRVTQNAQFEGSTEFRESFQPWEIPPPEVKKLPEYVPPTGSMLLNSISHLEYVPYQTNRVVPIRPVSHRRSNYFPFQGKSTMKEDFPAWESCRQGLIRKQQQQIPNPSGKFDGLSTFRSHYVPHELIPTESCKPLNIAFKSSVPFDDVTMYSAEYTPKKQEICPASYPFPPGYIFENTNSQGHKFFRKITPAVKAF
- the SAXO2 gene encoding stabilizer of axonemal microtubules 2 isoform X3, producing MRSWCLCQICTCGSDYRPYEIVKQPRHVPEEYKPKQGKIDLGTTYKRDFNSYKVQPVAIVRPSERQQVKKGKLDTVPTYKDDYRAWDIHKSKLYQPEQTYHPPTAKFGNSTTFQDDFVPQEIKPRQSFKPSSVAKRSTVPFNGITSHRLDYIPHQFELKFERPKEVYKPTDQCFEDLTTHRRDFQGLVGETAKICRPVPTRVTQNAQFEGSTEFRESFQPWEIPPPEVKKLPEYVPPTGSMLLNSISHLEYVPYQTNRVVPIRPVSHRRSNYFPFQGKSTMKEDFPAWESCRQGLIRKQQQQIPNPSGKFDGLSTFRSHYVPHELIPTESCKPLNIAFKSSVPFDDVTMYSAEYTPKKQEICPASYPFPPGYIFENTNSQGHKFFRKITPAVKAF